The proteins below come from a single Halobacillus salinarum genomic window:
- the gltB gene encoding glutamate synthase large subunit: MEKHGYPIAQGLYNPENEHEACGIGMIANINGSKSHSIVENAITILCNLEHRGGQAADVSTGDGAGILTQIPHYFFKKQCEKEDIELPDEGLYGIGMVFLPHVQEIRVKCLEIFERIVKEEGQNFLGWRTVPVNDSFVGKDAKKTKPFIRQAFVSPADDINDQLTFERKLYIIRKRTEIEIARMEGNDDFYISSLSSSTIVYKGMLIPEQLDSFYIDLNHPDFKTALALVHSRFSTNTFPSWKRSHPNRFTIHNGEFNTIRGNVNWMRAREELCKSGYFKEEDLQKILPVIDSSGSDSSMFDNAFEFLYLSGRSLAHTAMMMVPEPWANDKSMKREKKDFYEYHSCLMEPWDGPAALVYTDGKQIGACLDRNGLRPARYYVTKDGMIVLGSEVGALDIFADDILYKDRLNPGKMLLVDLEKGEIIPDEQIKMEVAKEQPYDQWLDEHKWDLADVPAPKEEPAKNIENLLEHQLAFGYTKEELNKILIPLVASKKDPVGSMGYDSPLAVLSKKPQLLYSYFKQLFAQVTNPPIDAIREKLITMVETTIGAEGNLVEPKPESCRKIKLDSPILSNYQLEQLRQQDLEGFQSETLSILFKAEEGSNHMEAALESLFEKADQAINNGATLLILSDRGVDSKHAAIPALLAVSGLHHHLIRKSTRTKVSLLVESAEPREVHHFACLLGYGAEGINPYLTYESLNDLLLKGEIPFETLDDAVDQFIHSVTDGVIKVLSKMGISTIQSYRGAQIFEAVGIQTDVIEKYFTRTASRLGGIGLDIIEKEVLMRHDRAFAEKRITEDALDSGDEFQYRSNGEDHQYNPKTIHTLQHACRTNNYELYKDYSQMLTDETSNLQSLRGLISFKERPSIPVSEVESVEDICRRFKTGAMSYGSISEEAHEALAIAMNRVGGRSNTGEGGENPDRFTPEENGDSRRSSIKQVASGRFGVNSHYLVNADEIQIKIAQGAKPGEGGHLPGKKVYPWIAEVRGSTPGVELISPPPHHDIYSIEDLAELIHNLKNANPRARVSVKLVSAVGVGTIAAGVAKGRADLVLISGYDGGTGAAPRTSIKHAGLPWEIGLAETHQTLLLNRLRDRIVVETDGKMMTGRDIVVATLLGAEEYGFSTAPLVVLGCVMMRVCHLNTCPVGVATQDPELRKKFMGDPEHVANFMRFIAEEARELMAELGFRTINEMVGRTDVLEANQAIDHWKAKGVDLSALLYQPEVREDVGRYAMIEQDHGLDKTIDMEELLPLCKKTLENREPVEGTGSIRNIHRVTGTILGSEITRRYGADGLDEDTVRLTFKGSAGQSFGAFIPKGMTLKLVGDANDYVGKGLSGGKIIVHPSPRSTFVPEENTIIGNVSFYGASGGQAYINGFAGERFCVRNSGAEVVVEGVGDHGCEYMTGGKVVVLGATGRNFAAGMSGGVAYVLEDLEVPFETKVNRELVLIQELTEQEEMEEVRQMIQKHVDYTNSPLGRRILDNWTDFLPRFKRVIPKAYLEIQERIKNLTQSGLNKYDAEMTAFEESKKPVEV; this comes from the coding sequence ATGGAAAAGCATGGTTATCCTATCGCACAGGGATTGTACAACCCAGAGAATGAACATGAAGCTTGCGGAATAGGGATGATTGCCAACATTAATGGATCGAAATCACATAGCATTGTAGAAAATGCGATTACTATTCTTTGTAACTTAGAACACCGCGGCGGTCAGGCAGCAGATGTGAGTACAGGAGATGGCGCAGGAATCTTGACCCAGATTCCTCATTATTTTTTCAAAAAGCAATGTGAAAAAGAGGACATTGAACTTCCAGACGAAGGATTGTATGGAATAGGGATGGTTTTCCTCCCACATGTGCAGGAAATCCGTGTGAAATGCCTGGAGATCTTCGAACGGATCGTAAAGGAGGAAGGCCAGAACTTTCTTGGCTGGCGTACGGTGCCTGTTAATGATTCTTTTGTCGGGAAAGATGCTAAGAAAACGAAACCATTTATCCGCCAGGCATTTGTTTCGCCGGCCGATGACATAAATGATCAATTAACCTTTGAACGAAAACTATACATTATTCGTAAACGTACCGAGATTGAGATAGCGAGGATGGAAGGAAACGATGATTTTTATATCAGCAGTTTATCCTCCAGTACCATTGTTTATAAAGGAATGCTCATTCCGGAACAATTGGACTCCTTTTATATCGACCTCAATCACCCCGATTTCAAAACAGCTCTTGCTTTAGTCCATTCACGTTTTAGCACAAACACGTTCCCTAGCTGGAAAAGGTCACATCCTAACCGCTTTACAATCCACAATGGAGAATTCAATACGATTCGCGGTAACGTTAACTGGATGAGAGCCCGTGAAGAGCTGTGTAAATCGGGATATTTCAAAGAGGAAGATCTGCAGAAAATTTTACCTGTCATCGATTCAAGCGGAAGTGACTCTTCCATGTTTGACAACGCTTTTGAATTTTTATATTTGTCCGGACGTTCTCTTGCCCACACTGCTATGATGATGGTTCCAGAGCCATGGGCCAATGATAAATCCATGAAGCGGGAGAAGAAAGACTTTTATGAATATCACAGTTGTTTAATGGAACCATGGGACGGTCCGGCTGCGCTCGTCTATACAGATGGTAAGCAAATAGGCGCCTGCCTTGATCGTAACGGCTTAAGGCCCGCCCGCTATTACGTCACCAAGGATGGAATGATTGTCTTAGGTTCTGAAGTTGGCGCTCTTGATATTTTTGCTGATGATATCCTTTATAAGGATCGACTTAACCCAGGTAAAATGCTGCTCGTCGACCTGGAAAAAGGGGAAATTATCCCAGATGAACAAATCAAGATGGAAGTTGCCAAGGAACAGCCGTATGATCAATGGCTGGATGAGCATAAGTGGGACCTTGCCGACGTTCCAGCACCGAAAGAAGAGCCGGCTAAGAATATAGAGAACCTGCTTGAGCACCAGCTTGCTTTTGGCTATACAAAAGAGGAGCTTAATAAAATTCTAATTCCTTTAGTAGCAAGCAAGAAGGATCCTGTAGGCTCCATGGGCTATGATTCACCGCTGGCCGTTTTATCTAAAAAGCCCCAGCTCCTTTACAGCTATTTCAAGCAGTTGTTTGCCCAGGTGACCAACCCCCCTATTGATGCGATTCGTGAAAAATTGATCACAATGGTGGAAACGACGATCGGAGCAGAAGGAAACTTAGTCGAGCCAAAGCCTGAAAGCTGCAGGAAAATCAAACTTGATTCTCCAATTCTGTCAAACTATCAATTAGAGCAGCTCCGTCAGCAGGATTTGGAAGGCTTCCAATCGGAAACCCTTTCTATCCTTTTCAAAGCAGAGGAAGGCAGCAACCATATGGAAGCAGCTTTGGAATCGTTGTTTGAAAAAGCTGATCAAGCCATCAACAATGGAGCGACGCTGCTGATTCTTTCCGACCGTGGAGTAGATTCCAAGCATGCGGCCATTCCTGCATTGCTGGCCGTTTCCGGGCTGCACCACCATTTAATCAGGAAGAGCACGCGGACGAAAGTCAGTCTGCTCGTGGAATCCGCTGAACCTAGGGAAGTCCATCACTTTGCTTGTCTGCTTGGTTATGGCGCAGAAGGGATTAACCCGTATCTAACTTATGAATCACTTAACGATTTACTTCTGAAAGGAGAGATTCCTTTTGAAACGCTTGATGATGCGGTCGACCAGTTTATTCACTCCGTGACAGACGGCGTTATTAAAGTGCTTTCGAAAATGGGGATTTCCACTATTCAGAGTTACCGCGGCGCCCAAATATTTGAAGCCGTCGGCATTCAAACGGACGTCATCGAAAAATACTTTACCCGTACCGCATCAAGACTAGGCGGTATTGGCTTGGATATTATCGAAAAAGAAGTCTTAATGAGGCATGATCGGGCCTTTGCTGAAAAAAGAATTACAGAGGATGCTCTTGATTCAGGAGATGAATTCCAGTACAGAAGCAATGGAGAAGATCATCAGTACAATCCAAAAACGATTCATACGCTTCAGCATGCATGCCGGACCAATAACTATGAGCTGTACAAAGACTATTCCCAAATGCTGACGGATGAAACGAGCAATCTCCAATCCTTACGGGGACTGATCTCCTTTAAAGAACGACCTTCGATTCCTGTGAGCGAAGTCGAATCCGTTGAGGATATATGCAGACGTTTCAAGACAGGAGCTATGTCCTACGGTTCCATTAGTGAAGAAGCTCATGAAGCTTTGGCAATTGCGATGAATCGTGTTGGCGGGCGCAGTAATACAGGAGAAGGTGGAGAAAATCCTGATCGTTTTACTCCCGAAGAAAACGGCGACTCACGCCGAAGCTCCATTAAACAGGTGGCATCTGGACGATTCGGGGTTAATAGTCATTACCTTGTAAACGCTGATGAAATTCAAATCAAGATTGCCCAGGGTGCTAAGCCTGGGGAAGGCGGACACTTGCCAGGAAAGAAAGTGTACCCGTGGATTGCTGAAGTACGTGGATCCACACCGGGAGTAGAGCTCATCTCTCCTCCACCGCACCACGATATTTATTCGATTGAAGACTTAGCGGAATTGATCCACAACCTGAAAAACGCGAATCCGCGTGCCCGCGTCAGTGTTAAACTCGTATCAGCAGTAGGGGTAGGAACGATTGCTGCCGGAGTGGCGAAAGGCCGCGCTGATCTCGTGTTAATCAGCGGGTATGATGGAGGTACCGGAGCTGCGCCTCGCACGAGTATTAAACATGCCGGTCTTCCTTGGGAAATCGGTCTTGCTGAGACTCATCAAACGCTTTTATTAAACCGTCTGCGTGATCGTATTGTTGTGGAAACGGACGGAAAAATGATGACAGGAAGAGACATAGTGGTAGCCACATTGTTAGGTGCAGAAGAATACGGCTTCTCTACTGCTCCACTTGTTGTCCTTGGCTGTGTCATGATGCGCGTCTGCCACTTAAATACCTGCCCTGTTGGAGTCGCCACACAGGATCCGGAATTGAGAAAGAAATTTATGGGTGATCCGGAGCATGTCGCTAACTTTATGCGGTTTATTGCTGAAGAAGCTCGTGAGCTGATGGCTGAGCTTGGTTTTAGAACCATTAATGAAATGGTTGGCCGTACAGATGTACTGGAAGCCAACCAGGCCATTGATCATTGGAAAGCCAAAGGTGTCGATTTATCAGCATTGCTTTACCAGCCGGAAGTAAGAGAAGATGTGGGGCGCTATGCAATGATCGAACAAGATCACGGCCTTGATAAAACGATCGACATGGAAGAGCTTCTTCCACTTTGTAAGAAAACCCTTGAAAATCGGGAGCCCGTTGAAGGCACCGGCTCGATTCGGAACATCCACCGAGTTACAGGCACGATCCTCGGAAGTGAGATTACGAGAAGGTACGGGGCTGACGGGTTGGATGAGGATACGGTCCGTCTGACCTTTAAAGGCTCTGCAGGTCAAAGCTTTGGCGCTTTCATTCCAAAAGGCATGACCTTGAAGCTTGTCGGTGACGCCAATGACTACGTCGGCAAAGGGCTTTCCGGCGGAAAAATCATCGTCCATCCATCTCCAAGGTCGACGTTTGTTCCTGAAGAGAATACCATCATTGGGAATGTCTCTTTTTACGGGGCTTCCGGAGGCCAAGCCTACATTAATGGTTTCGCAGGTGAACGCTTCTGTGTAAGAAACAGTGGAGCAGAAGTAGTGGTCGAAGGCGTCGGGGACCACGGATGCGAGTATATGACCGGAGGAAAGGTAGTCGTGCTTGGTGCAACCGGCCGTAACTTTGCCGCAGGAATGTCCGGCGGGGTCGCCTATGTACTGGAAGATTTGGAAGTTCCCTTTGAAACAAAGGTTAACCGGGAGCTTGTCCTTATTCAGGAACTGACCGAACAGGAGGAAATGGAAGAGGTACGCCAGATGATCCAAAAACATGTGGATTATACGAACAGTCCTCTTGGACGCCGCATTCTGGATAACTGGACCGACTTCCTGCCAAGGTTTAAACGCGTCATTCCAAAAGCATACCTTGAAATTCAAGAACGGATTAAAAACTTAACTCAAAGCGGATTAAATAAATACGATGCTGAAATGACAGCATTTGAAGAAAGCAAAAAACCGGTAGAGGTCTAA